From one Microbacterium aurum genomic stretch:
- a CDS encoding exonuclease SbcCD subunit D, with product MRILHTSDWHIGRTFHGHATLDALRGVLETLTAQVRENEVDVVVVAGDVFDSATPAAACYTLLSDTLRALADTGAQVIVTSGNHDSAARLGFQAGLLRDGIHVLTDPSRIGDPVTVSDAFGPVQFYGIPFLEPALLRAQWPGVRSQAEVLGRAMDIVRGDLAVRGGRSVAIAHCFAAGVEPTPHLERDIQQGGLDVVPLSVFEGVDYVALGHIHGRQQLAPRVRYAGAPLHYSFGEGDKPRGSWLIDLDAEGVADATWLALPVPRRLVTLRGPFEDLLTGAAHADAEDAWVCVEYTDALPARDPLRRLQERFPHCAKVVHAPEVLAAGDVRSYAQRVRAARSDAELVDAFLSHVRDGQGTTDAERELLRDVLDERVRAEALA from the coding sequence ATGCGCATCCTGCACACCTCCGACTGGCACATCGGGCGGACCTTCCACGGTCACGCCACGCTCGATGCGCTGCGCGGTGTGCTCGAGACCCTGACGGCGCAGGTCCGCGAGAACGAGGTCGACGTCGTCGTCGTCGCGGGCGACGTGTTCGACTCCGCCACCCCCGCGGCGGCCTGCTACACACTCCTCAGCGACACCCTGCGCGCCCTCGCCGACACCGGTGCGCAGGTCATCGTCACGAGCGGCAACCACGACTCCGCGGCGCGGCTGGGGTTTCAGGCAGGACTGCTCCGCGACGGCATCCACGTCCTCACCGATCCGTCCCGCATCGGCGATCCCGTCACGGTCAGCGACGCGTTCGGACCGGTGCAGTTCTACGGCATCCCGTTCCTCGAACCGGCGCTGCTGCGCGCGCAGTGGCCGGGCGTCCGGTCCCAGGCCGAGGTGCTGGGACGGGCGATGGACATCGTGCGCGGCGACCTCGCCGTCCGCGGCGGGCGCTCCGTGGCGATCGCGCACTGCTTCGCGGCCGGGGTCGAGCCGACGCCGCACCTGGAACGCGACATCCAGCAGGGCGGCCTCGACGTCGTGCCGCTGTCGGTGTTCGAGGGCGTGGACTACGTCGCGCTCGGGCACATCCACGGCCGGCAGCAGCTCGCCCCGCGGGTGCGGTACGCCGGCGCGCCGCTGCACTACAGCTTCGGCGAGGGCGACAAGCCGCGCGGCTCGTGGCTGATCGACCTGGATGCCGAGGGGGTCGCCGACGCGACCTGGCTCGCCCTGCCGGTGCCCCGCCGCCTCGTGACGCTGCGCGGGCCCTTCGAGGACCTGCTGACGGGCGCCGCCCACGCCGACGCCGAGGACGCGTGGGTGTGCGTCGAGTACACCGACGCTCTGCCCGCTCGCGACCCCCTGCGCCGCCTGCAGGAGAGGTTTCCGCACTGCGCCAAGGTCGTCCACGCGCCGGAGGTCCTCGCCGCCGGCGACGTTCGCAGCTACGCCCAGCGCGTGCGCGCGGCGCGCAGCGACGCGGAACTCGTCGACGCGTTCCTCAGCCATGTCCGCGACGGCCAGGGGACCACCGACGCCGAGCGTGAGCTGCTGCGCGACGTGCTCGACGAACGGGTGCGCGCGGAGGCACTGGCGTGA